A window from Solanum stenotomum isolate F172 chromosome 7, ASM1918654v1, whole genome shotgun sequence encodes these proteins:
- the LOC125870948 gene encoding probable membrane-associated kinase regulator 4, with protein MDTKTPPPSSKIKNSNEEEEEEDYIDMEVTSSSSCSSPQISREFEFQMASVSINDKEAATTTLTSPADELFYRGKLLPLHLPPRLEMVQKLLKNSKIESFQQEEEDDETFSISTRTPFDSCNISSSQMVEKLLQTSKIESFQEQEEERFSISTKNLMNSRTPFDSCNITPSQMVQKLLQTSKIQSFQEEERFNISTKNLISTNTSTPFESCNISPSESCRVSCELNPDEYFFEWSTEFSTFFKDNHPKMKSWSKKLKLVKQSLISQKVKFSTSKAYLNLKSLFNKSTCSLDHQQQVPKECSNKYIKVCKRTPFGHIGKCTHSPTLASMIRDNEGEGVHEDNVNSTHRRSFSAAIKKHSPTKCLSSSSSNGSTSSSSSSSSFSLNSNGFYELNFLKRSSSVTTEIEGSIEAAIAHCKKSCNPKRKLNEAEGIHSMSISKIKATEIQERSDLCRF; from the coding sequence ATGGACACAAAAACTCCTCCACCTTCATCTAAAATCAAGAAttcaaatgaagaagaagaagaagaagattacaTAGATATGGAagttacttcttcttcttcttgttcttcacCACAAATAAGCAgagaatttgagttccaaatGGCTTCTGTTTCCATAAATGACAAAGaggcagcaacaacaacattaacTTCACCAGCTGATGAGCTTTTCTATAGAGGCAAACTCCTACCTCTTCACCTTCCTCCAAGGTTAGAAATGGTTCAAAAACTTCTAAAAAACtcaaagattgaatcttttcaacaagaagaagaagatgatgaaacaTTTAGCATTAGTACTAGAACCCCTTTTGATTCTTGCAACATTTCCTCATCACAAATGGTTGAAAAActtcttcaaacttcaaagattgaatcttttcaagaacaagaagaagaaagatttaGCATTAGTACCAAGAACTTGATGAATTCTAGGACCCCTTTTGATTCTTGCAACATAACCCCATCACAAATGGTTCAGAAACTTCTTCAAACAtcaaagattcaatcttttcaAGAAGAAGAGAGATTTAACATTAGTACCAAAAACTTGATTAGTACTAATACTAGCACCCCATTTGAGTCTTGCAACATTTCCCCATCAGAGTCTTGTAGAGTGAGTTGTGAACTCAATCCAGATGAGTATTTCTTTGAATGGTCCACTGAATTCAGCACTTTTTTCAAAGACAATCATCCAAAGATGAAATCTTGGTCCAAAAAGCTTAAGTTAGTGAAACAATCTTTAATAAGCCAAAAGGTAAAGTTTTCAACATCAAAAGCATATCTCAATCTCAAGTCTTTATTCAACAAGTCTACTTGTTCACTAGATCATCAACAACAAGTTCCTAAAGAATGTTCAAATAAGTACATTAAGGTATGTAAAAGAACCCCTTTTGGTCATATTGGAAAATGTACACATTCACCAACATTAGCAAGTATGATAAGAGACAATGAAGGAGAAGGGGTTCATGAAGACAATGTCAATAGTACTCATAGAAGGTCATTTTCAGCAGCAATCAAGAAACATTCACCAACAAAATGtttatcatcttcttcatctaatggttcaacttcttcatcatcatcatcatcatctttttcATTGAATTCTAATGGATTTTATGAGTTGAATTTTCTTAAGAGAAGTAGTAGTGTGACTACAGAGATTGAAGGGTCAATTGAAGCAGCAATTGCTCATTGTAAGAAGTCTTGTAAtccaaaaaggaaattgaatGAAGCTGAAGGGATTCATTCGATGTCTATTTCCAAGATTAAAGCCACTGAGATTCAAGAAAGATCAGATCTTTGcagattttga